The Pontibacillus halophilus JSM 076056 = DSM 19796 sequence GCTCAATTATTCAAGGCGTGATTTCCATTTTTTAATGTAACTCTCGATAATTTGTTTTTTATCCAAATTATCTTTAAAGGACGGGAAAATAAATGTTTCATATAAAGACAAATAGTAACTAGGGGCAATTGTTTTCAAAGTGCAATACTCATAATAGAGGTTTTCTTTAGTATCGTACTCCGTCCAATGTTCTAAGTATTCAATAAGTAATTGCTCGGCTTCAGTATTTGAAAAAAATTCTTTCACTTCTTCTAACAGCACTATAATACTAAGAAAAGGATGTGAAATTGTACTGTCTGACCAATCGTAAATCTTAGGTTCATTATTATGAATAATAATATTTCCACCAAAGAAATCCCCATGTTCTATTGTGGATGGTATATTTGTAGATTCTATTCGATTACATTTACTAAAAATTTTCGGAAGTCGACTAATAAATTGAGAGTAGGTGTGATCTGTTATGTATTTTGTCTCGTGTAAGCTATCTAACGAAGATTTAAGGTACTCTCGAATAATGGTTGATACTGATCTTTCAGGACAATCCATTCCTTGTAATTTGGTAACATG is a genomic window containing:
- a CDS encoding phosphotransferase, with product MHYYVLFSCKTQLAKIQKESVSHVTKLQGMDCPERSVSTIIREYLKSSLDSLHETKYITDHTYSQFISRLPKIFSKCNRIESTNIPSTIEHGDFFGGNIIIHNNEPKIYDWSDSTISHPFLSIIVLLEEVKEFFSNTEAEQLLIEYLEHWTEYDTKENLYYEYCTLKTIAPSYYLSLYETFIFPSFKDNLDKKQIIESYIKKWKSRLE